The following coding sequences are from one Streptomyces sp. NBC_01232 window:
- a CDS encoding non-ribosomal peptide synthetase gives MTPTALPALVARHAELTPDALAVVDGDTTLTYGGLLQAGRALAAHLREHRVTRGDRVALLTTRSSRTIVAQLGLWLAGAVCVPLDPAQPRPRTEAVIADAEVKLTVGDAKLLDAAAFPGPVLALPEEPLTTGRPVDESDPDSPAFIMFTSGSTGRPKGVLVPHRAIAELVTGPDYVTLTGRDRVLFHSSMTFDASTFEVWVALANGAAVVVCTEQRPSLEDLARHVERYGVTVAFFTTALFHQLAARRSRVFAQLRSVVVGGEAMAAAQAREVLTAFPWLELVNGYGPTETTTFATAHRVTARDCEGPVPIGRPVAGATAHVLDPDGHPVADGDRGELWIGGSRLAHGYTGLPALTAERFVEHPAADGRLYRTGDIVSVRPDGILQFHGRNDDQVKVRGFRIEPAEVEHALREQPEVDDAAVTVDGAGSPEARLVAFVVAAPGPVPHGAALRERLAAVLPAHLVPDVVTVLERLPLTPAGKVDRRALTGRAHAAGNGLADEPVAARMTPLEEAVASVWSQALGIEVTRAEDEFLLVGGHSLLALAVTEDLREELGVEISLADFFSSPTVAAQAALVERALLAAHTDLHPETPEHSDVH, from the coding sequence ATGACGCCCACCGCCCTGCCCGCGCTCGTCGCGCGGCACGCCGAGCTCACCCCGGACGCCCTCGCCGTCGTGGACGGCGACACCACCCTCACCTACGGCGGTCTCCTCCAGGCCGGCCGCGCCCTCGCGGCACACCTGCGCGAACACCGAGTGACGCGCGGCGACCGGGTGGCGCTCCTGACGACGCGTTCGTCCCGCACGATCGTGGCGCAGCTCGGGCTGTGGCTGGCGGGAGCCGTGTGCGTGCCGCTCGATCCTGCCCAGCCCCGCCCGCGCACCGAGGCGGTGATCGCGGACGCGGAGGTGAAGCTCACCGTCGGCGACGCGAAGCTGCTGGACGCGGCCGCGTTCCCCGGTCCCGTGCTCGCCCTGCCCGAGGAGCCGCTCACGACCGGCCGGCCGGTCGACGAGTCCGACCCGGACAGCCCTGCGTTCATCATGTTCACCTCCGGTTCCACCGGCCGCCCCAAGGGCGTCCTCGTGCCGCACCGGGCCATCGCCGAGCTGGTCACCGGACCGGACTACGTCACCCTCACCGGCCGCGACCGCGTCCTGTTCCACTCGTCCATGACCTTCGACGCCTCGACGTTCGAGGTCTGGGTCGCGCTCGCCAACGGCGCCGCGGTCGTCGTCTGCACCGAGCAGCGGCCCTCCCTGGAGGACCTGGCCCGGCACGTCGAGCGGTACGGCGTGACGGTGGCGTTCTTCACCACGGCCCTCTTCCACCAGCTCGCCGCACGCCGCTCCCGTGTCTTCGCCCAGCTGCGTTCGGTCGTCGTGGGCGGCGAGGCAATGGCCGCCGCGCAGGCGCGCGAGGTGCTCACCGCGTTCCCCTGGCTGGAGCTCGTCAACGGCTACGGGCCGACCGAGACGACCACATTCGCCACCGCCCACCGGGTCACCGCGCGGGACTGCGAGGGCCCCGTACCGATCGGCAGGCCCGTCGCCGGGGCCACGGCGCACGTCCTGGACCCCGACGGTCACCCGGTGGCCGACGGCGACCGGGGCGAACTGTGGATCGGCGGCAGCAGGCTCGCCCACGGGTACACGGGCCTGCCCGCACTCACCGCCGAACGGTTCGTCGAGCATCCCGCCGCCGACGGGCGGCTCTACCGTACGGGCGACATCGTCTCCGTCCGGCCCGACGGCATCCTCCAGTTCCACGGCCGCAACGACGACCAGGTGAAGGTCCGCGGCTTCCGCATCGAACCGGCCGAGGTCGAACACGCCCTCCGCGAGCAGCCGGAGGTGGACGACGCCGCCGTCACCGTCGACGGCGCCGGTTCCCCCGAGGCACGCCTCGTCGCGTTCGTCGTCGCCGCGCCCGGCCCGGTGCCCCACGGCGCGGCGCTGCGCGAGCGGCTCGCCGCTGTCCTGCCGGCCCACCTGGTTCCCGACGTGGTCACCGTGCTGGAGCGGCTCCCCCTGACCCCGGCCGGCAAGGTCGACCGGCGCGCGCTCACCGGACGCGCGCACGCCGCCGGGAACGGGCTCGCCGATGAGCCGGTGGCGGCCCGGATGACACCGCTGGAGGAAGCCGTCGCCTCGGTGTGGAGCCAGGCGCTGGGCATCGAGGTCACCCGCGCCGAGGACGAGTTCCTGCTCGTCGGCGGCCATTCCCTCCTCGCGCTCGCCGTCACCGAGGACCTGCGCGAGGAACTCGGCGTGGAGATCTCCCTCGCCGACTTCTTCTCCTCCCCGACCGTCGCCGCGCAGGCCGCGCTGGTCGAACGCGCCCTCCTGGCCGCCCACACGGACCTCCACCCCGAGACCCCGGAGCACAGCGATGTCCACTGA
- a CDS encoding non-ribosomal peptide synthetase — MTQSPTAPTIPAVPAIPGTPLDTGLVTGLVTGLVSGGLPSIARGPRAEPTRVLGRFEEWARRTPQAPAVIDRAQIWTYQDLDAAAALVAADLADRVRPGDLVGVCLDRSTALVVTAVALARLGAVYLPLGPRPGERRIQAVTEDLDVACLIGDPDVLPADHRGGEHSVLPLPTNGVNAPATAVAAFADSVRGTRRAPEGALYAVLTSGSTGRPKAVAVAESSLSVALDWYRAETGLAPGDRQSLLIGVAFDPHLLELWAGLTSGAALVPAPDDTRWDSHVLTDWWRDSALTHAVAATPTVEPLLDRPWPQDLKLRHLVVGGDRMRRRPAADVTATVHNAYGPAEATVVTTTHTMRGTDAQAGDQSPPPIGTALPGVILVVTDAEGRPVAVGQEGELRVGGHCLALGYLDPELTARRFTAPPQDLGLPAVDRLYRTGDRVRMNADGSLEFLGRLDDQVKISGVRIEPVEVEAAFEQDPRVRTAVVTVLRDSSGHGRLVAHVRPADGAEPAAADLLAAVRAWLPEQAVPTAVRMVDGFPLDANGKVDRPALAARAQAPAQVQDPSQSPAAAPSGGTATDDAAACLADDVADDLAAATAGERLVLTTVRELLGRPGTGLGDHFTDAGGTSVVAARLLATVERETGVRLRAPELLRSTDLRAFAALLDQRRTPRPEGA; from the coding sequence ATGACCCAGTCCCCGACCGCGCCCACCATCCCCGCCGTCCCCGCCATCCCCGGGACGCCGCTCGACACCGGCCTCGTCACCGGCCTCGTCACCGGCCTCGTCAGCGGTGGCCTGCCGAGCATCGCCCGGGGCCCCCGCGCCGAACCGACCCGTGTGCTCGGCCGCTTCGAGGAGTGGGCCCGGCGTACCCCGCAGGCCCCGGCGGTGATCGACCGCGCTCAGATCTGGACGTACCAGGACCTCGACGCGGCGGCCGCCCTGGTCGCCGCCGATCTGGCCGACCGCGTCCGGCCCGGTGACCTGGTCGGCGTCTGCCTCGACCGGTCCACCGCCCTGGTGGTGACCGCCGTCGCGCTCGCCCGCCTCGGCGCCGTCTACCTGCCGCTCGGCCCCCGCCCCGGCGAACGCCGCATCCAGGCCGTCACAGAGGACCTCGACGTCGCCTGCCTCATCGGCGACCCCGACGTCCTGCCCGCGGACCACCGCGGCGGGGAGCACAGCGTGCTGCCGCTGCCCACCAACGGGGTGAACGCCCCCGCCACCGCGGTGGCGGCCTTCGCCGACTCCGTCCGCGGCACCCGGCGCGCACCCGAAGGCGCCCTGTACGCCGTCCTCACCTCCGGTTCCACCGGCCGCCCCAAGGCGGTCGCCGTGGCCGAGTCCTCGCTCTCCGTCGCCCTCGACTGGTACCGGGCGGAGACCGGTCTCGCACCGGGCGACCGCCAGTCCCTGCTCATCGGTGTCGCGTTCGACCCACATCTGCTGGAACTCTGGGCGGGCCTCACCTCGGGCGCCGCCCTCGTGCCGGCCCCGGACGACACCCGCTGGGACTCGCACGTACTCACCGACTGGTGGCGTGACAGCGCCCTCACGCACGCCGTGGCGGCGACTCCCACCGTCGAACCGCTCCTGGACCGGCCGTGGCCGCAGGACCTGAAGCTGCGTCACCTCGTCGTCGGCGGCGACCGCATGCGCCGCCGCCCGGCCGCCGACGTCACCGCGACCGTCCACAACGCCTACGGTCCCGCGGAAGCCACCGTCGTCACCACCACCCACACCATGCGCGGCACCGATGCGCAGGCCGGCGACCAGAGCCCGCCGCCCATCGGCACCGCGCTGCCGGGCGTCATCCTCGTCGTCACGGACGCCGAGGGCCGCCCCGTGGCCGTCGGGCAGGAGGGTGAACTGCGCGTCGGCGGGCACTGCCTGGCGCTCGGGTACCTCGACCCGGAACTCACCGCACGCCGGTTCACCGCGCCTCCACAGGACCTGGGGCTGCCTGCGGTCGACCGCCTCTACCGCACGGGCGACCGGGTACGGATGAACGCCGACGGCAGTCTGGAGTTCCTCGGCCGCCTCGACGACCAGGTGAAGATCAGCGGAGTGCGGATCGAACCGGTCGAGGTGGAAGCCGCCTTCGAGCAGGACCCCCGGGTCCGCACCGCGGTCGTCACCGTGCTGCGCGACAGCTCCGGCCACGGTCGCCTCGTCGCGCACGTACGGCCGGCCGACGGCGCCGAACCGGCTGCGGCAGATCTGCTCGCCGCGGTCCGGGCCTGGCTCCCCGAGCAGGCCGTCCCCACCGCCGTACGCATGGTCGACGGCTTCCCGCTCGACGCCAACGGCAAGGTGGATCGCCCCGCCCTGGCAGCCCGGGCCCAGGCCCCGGCCCAGGTACAGGACCCGTCACAGTCCCCGGCCGCCGCGCCGTCCGGGGGCACGGCCACGGACGACGCCGCCGCCTGCCTCGCCGACGACGTTGCCGACGACCTCGCCGCCGCAACCGCCGGCGAGCGACTCGTGCTGACGACCGTGCGCGAGCTCCTCGGCCGGCCCGGCACCGGCCTCGGCGACCACTTCACCGACGCCGGCGGCACCTCCGTGGTCGCCGCACGCCTGCTGGCGACGGTCGAACGCGAGACCGGGGTCCGCCTGCGCGCCCCCGAGCTGCTGCGCAGCACCGACCTGCGGGCCTTCGCCGCCCTCCTCGACCAGCGCCGGACCCCGCGCCCGGAAGGAGCCTGA
- a CDS encoding cytochrome P450 — translation MSQAMLRQIIDYAHRADPYPLYEELRRTPVFHDEDGPYVVSTYHEIQALLHDPRISSDPRNLTLSANDPLAQSEGDDSTLPPVFIRRDPPEHDRLRRITNRPFGPPHSPHRIHDMRGELDGIVSGLIDGILGTGSLERIDLVEQFSYPFPVTVICRLLGVPREDEPRFHGWADTIAASLDPDPDADPADKSKGAADAQVELGMYLAGLIEERRKNPGEDMLSQLAAVSEEPDGAMDTLEVISTAALLLIAGHETTVNLITNGMLTLLRHPDVLQRLREDPQLSVPIVEELLRYEPPVQLLPRRSTLADIEVNGVTIPKGATVSLILASGNRDPKRFENPDRFDPDRKDIQHLGLGSGIHSCFGAPLARLEAQLALSELARRLENPRLLEDPPPYRQNAVLRGPRHLPIACDGIRP, via the coding sequence ATGAGCCAAGCCATGCTCCGGCAGATCATCGACTACGCCCACCGCGCCGACCCGTACCCGCTGTACGAGGAGCTGCGCAGGACACCGGTGTTCCACGACGAGGACGGGCCCTACGTCGTCAGCACCTACCACGAGATCCAGGCCCTGCTGCACGATCCGCGCATCAGCTCCGACCCCCGCAACCTCACACTCTCGGCGAACGACCCGCTGGCGCAGTCCGAGGGCGACGACTCGACCCTGCCGCCGGTCTTCATCAGGCGCGACCCGCCGGAGCACGACCGGCTGCGCCGCATCACGAACCGGCCCTTCGGGCCGCCGCACTCCCCGCACCGCATCCACGACATGCGCGGCGAGCTCGACGGCATCGTCTCCGGCCTCATCGACGGCATCCTCGGCACGGGGTCCCTGGAACGGATCGACCTGGTCGAGCAGTTCTCCTACCCCTTCCCGGTGACGGTGATCTGCCGGCTGCTGGGCGTGCCGCGCGAGGACGAGCCGCGCTTCCACGGCTGGGCGGACACCATCGCCGCCAGCCTGGACCCCGATCCGGACGCCGACCCGGCCGACAAGTCCAAGGGCGCCGCCGACGCGCAGGTCGAGCTCGGCATGTACCTGGCCGGCCTGATCGAGGAGCGCCGCAAGAACCCGGGCGAGGACATGCTGTCCCAGCTGGCGGCCGTCAGCGAGGAACCGGACGGGGCCATGGACACGCTGGAGGTCATCAGTACCGCGGCGCTGCTGCTGATCGCGGGCCACGAGACCACGGTCAACTTGATCACCAATGGCATGCTCACCCTGCTGCGCCACCCGGACGTGCTCCAGCGGCTGCGCGAGGACCCGCAGCTGTCCGTGCCGATCGTGGAGGAACTGCTGCGCTACGAGCCGCCCGTGCAGCTGCTGCCCCGGCGCAGCACGCTCGCCGACATCGAGGTGAACGGGGTGACCATCCCCAAGGGCGCGACGGTTTCGCTGATCCTCGCGTCCGGGAACCGCGACCCCAAGCGGTTCGAGAACCCGGACCGCTTCGACCCCGACCGCAAGGACATCCAGCACCTCGGCCTGGGCAGTGGCATCCACAGCTGCTTCGGCGCCCCGCTGGCCCGCCTCGAGGCCCAGCTGGCGCTGAGCGAACTGGCCCGTCGGCTGGAGAACCCCAGGCTGCTGGAGGACCCGCCGCCGTACCGTCAGAACGCGGTGCTGCGCGGACCCCGCCACCTGCCCATCGCCTGCGACGGCATCCGCCCCTGA
- a CDS encoding condensation domain-containing protein, producing the protein MSTDTDSAARDRKQALQQELLRRARAGTARRTTAGTAAAPAAGVPLSRAQRRMWLMERLGGAGDSYHVPFATRVRGPFDAAAFASALTRLVARHAILRTRYTEHEGEPRQEVLPTPRTVPVHVVDTDEAQAPELLRRETARPFDLAAGDAVRALVLRHGPQDHTLLLTFHHIAVDGASLETVAAELAVLYAAATDGTGRHMLSAPPQYADHARREHDGLPGLEAELKRCSDLLADAAPPRLPRPAAAAPRTAVRPGAVRSVPLAPTVPDALRALGAQRQATLFAVSLAAAFAALHRLTGDEDLVIGVAGTHRSGTAMRDLVGLCVNTLPVRVDLSGGPSFAELLRRVRDALLEAQGHRHIPFDLVLERLGAGARGADGTALVRVTADVLGEPTVLRLPGTSAEYVDVPSDGAKFTLSYGLVPGGDADAAQPLALVQYDANALDDTVAEAAVRDYAALLHAVVADPELALSKLPLPGPIDGSGPLDAADQEGGDPDGDNPQDAAAERADPEGEGHPAALALRAHPSVADAAVVRPEQGPPVAYAVLRDSVGPSGHELLGLLRRSLAPEAVPATVTVLDALPRSAAGPLDHARLPGLPGPSAPGAPSGPRAEAVRETFAAVLGVAPSPDDDFFALGGHSLKAVQLAERLRTDLGLPLTGLDVLQARTPRALAALLDERAARQSAAKTASRPAPRSRHVRPGTVLVTGATGGVGAFVVRELAAQGRPVLALARPESAHLIATEGVDVIEGDLSDLAGLREAVAQADAVVHAACTFTRHDVDRAATEAMVDAWRRGPFVFVSSVDAYGHPATERVAEESAPHEPVSPYGRAKLDCEAMVLRAAGTEGRGGASAVRSPIVWGAHDRLREQMRWGAIGTLYQSARQGLAIELPRPGTGGHDWYGAAWVHAAALARAVAECLDRPVHGVANACSGHVSWHDLAQDLMELLGTRADFRTTGAVPQDLDHRWHYDSARLARPLRARAGEDRRTVLAEMIGAMTADGA; encoded by the coding sequence ATGTCCACTGACACCGACTCCGCGGCGCGCGACCGCAAGCAAGCGCTCCAGCAGGAGCTGCTGCGCCGGGCCCGCGCCGGCACCGCCCGACGCACGACGGCCGGTACCGCTGCCGCGCCGGCCGCCGGCGTCCCCCTCTCCCGCGCTCAGCGCCGCATGTGGCTGATGGAACGGCTCGGCGGCGCGGGCGACTCCTACCACGTGCCGTTCGCCACCCGTGTGCGCGGTCCGTTCGATGCTGCCGCGTTCGCCTCCGCCCTCACCCGGCTGGTGGCCCGGCACGCCATCCTCCGTACCCGCTACACGGAGCACGAGGGCGAGCCCCGCCAGGAGGTGCTCCCGACGCCGCGGACGGTCCCCGTACACGTCGTCGACACCGACGAGGCGCAGGCCCCGGAGCTGCTGCGGCGCGAGACGGCCCGGCCGTTCGACCTCGCGGCCGGCGACGCCGTCCGGGCACTCGTCCTGCGGCACGGTCCGCAGGATCACACCCTGTTGCTGACGTTCCATCACATTGCTGTCGACGGCGCCTCGCTGGAGACCGTGGCGGCCGAACTCGCCGTTCTCTACGCGGCGGCCACCGACGGAACGGGCCGGCACATGCTGTCCGCTCCACCGCAGTACGCCGACCACGCGCGGCGCGAGCACGACGGCCTGCCCGGCCTCGAGGCGGAACTGAAGCGCTGCAGCGACCTGCTGGCCGACGCCGCCCCGCCGCGCCTGCCCCGGCCGGCGGCGGCAGCACCGCGGACGGCCGTGCGTCCCGGGGCCGTGCGCAGCGTGCCTCTGGCGCCGACCGTGCCCGACGCCCTGCGGGCGCTGGGTGCGCAGCGACAGGCCACGCTCTTCGCGGTGTCGCTCGCGGCGGCCTTCGCCGCACTGCACCGCCTCACCGGCGACGAGGACCTGGTCATCGGCGTGGCGGGCACCCATCGCAGCGGAACCGCCATGCGTGACCTGGTCGGCCTGTGCGTCAACACGCTGCCCGTGCGGGTGGACCTCTCCGGCGGCCCGTCCTTCGCCGAACTGCTGCGACGGGTGAGGGACGCGCTCCTCGAAGCCCAGGGCCACCGGCACATCCCCTTCGACCTGGTCCTCGAACGCCTCGGCGCCGGTGCCCGCGGCGCCGACGGGACCGCCCTGGTCCGCGTCACCGCCGACGTACTCGGCGAACCGACGGTGCTGCGGCTGCCGGGTACGTCGGCCGAGTACGTCGACGTCCCCTCCGACGGCGCGAAGTTCACCCTGTCCTACGGTCTGGTGCCGGGCGGCGACGCCGACGCCGCGCAGCCGCTGGCGCTCGTCCAGTACGACGCGAACGCGCTGGACGACACCGTGGCGGAGGCGGCCGTACGGGACTACGCGGCGCTGCTGCACGCGGTCGTGGCCGACCCGGAACTCGCCCTGAGCAAGCTGCCGCTCCCCGGCCCTATCGACGGCTCCGGCCCCCTTGACGCCGCCGATCAGGAAGGCGGCGATCCGGACGGCGACAACCCGCAGGACGCTGCTGCGGAACGCGCTGACCCGGAAGGCGAGGGCCACCCCGCCGCGCTGGCGCTGCGCGCCCACCCGAGCGTCGCCGACGCCGCGGTGGTCCGGCCCGAGCAGGGACCGCCCGTGGCCTACGCCGTCCTGCGCGACAGCGTCGGCCCCTCCGGTCACGAGCTGCTGGGCCTGCTGCGCCGGTCGCTCGCGCCCGAGGCCGTACCCGCCACGGTCACGGTGCTCGACGCGCTGCCGCGCTCGGCCGCCGGGCCGCTCGACCACGCCCGGCTGCCCGGGCTGCCGGGGCCGTCCGCGCCCGGCGCTCCGTCCGGCCCCCGGGCCGAAGCGGTCAGGGAGACCTTCGCGGCGGTGCTCGGCGTCGCACCGTCGCCGGACGACGACTTCTTCGCCCTCGGCGGCCACTCTCTGAAGGCGGTGCAGCTCGCCGAACGGCTGCGTACGGACCTCGGACTGCCGCTCACGGGTCTCGACGTGCTGCAGGCCCGTACGCCCCGGGCGCTGGCCGCGCTCCTCGACGAGCGGGCGGCACGGCAGAGCGCTGCGAAGACCGCGAGCAGGCCGGCCCCCCGCTCCCGGCACGTCCGCCCGGGCACGGTGCTTGTCACCGGCGCGACGGGCGGCGTGGGCGCGTTCGTCGTACGTGAACTCGCCGCGCAGGGACGCCCCGTACTGGCGCTGGCGCGGCCCGAGTCCGCCCATCTGATCGCCACCGAGGGCGTCGACGTCATCGAGGGCGACCTGTCCGACCTGGCCGGGCTGCGGGAGGCCGTCGCGCAGGCGGACGCGGTCGTCCACGCCGCCTGCACCTTCACCCGGCACGACGTGGACCGGGCGGCGACGGAGGCGATGGTCGACGCCTGGCGGCGCGGCCCGTTCGTCTTCGTCAGCAGCGTCGACGCCTACGGTCACCCCGCGACGGAGCGGGTCGCCGAGGAGTCGGCGCCCCACGAGCCCGTGAGCCCGTACGGGAGGGCGAAGCTCGACTGCGAGGCCATGGTGCTGCGCGCCGCGGGGACCGAGGGACGCGGGGGCGCGAGCGCCGTGCGGTCACCGATCGTCTGGGGCGCGCACGACCGGCTGCGCGAGCAGATGCGCTGGGGCGCCATCGGCACCCTCTACCAGTCAGCCCGCCAGGGCCTGGCGATCGAACTGCCGCGTCCCGGTACCGGTGGACACGACTGGTACGGCGCCGCCTGGGTGCACGCGGCCGCCCTGGCCCGTGCGGTGGCCGAATGCCTGGACCGGCCCGTGCACGGAGTCGCCAACGCGTGCAGCGGCCACGTGTCCTGGCACGACCTGGCCCAGGACCTCATGGAACTCCTCGGCACCCGCGCGGACTTCCGTACGACCGGGGCGGTACCCCAGGACCTCGACCACCGCTGGCACTACGACAGCGCACGCCTGGCCCGGCCTCTGCGCGCACGCGCGGGAGAGGACCGGAGGACCGTGCTGGCCGAGATGATCGGCGCCATGACGGCCGACGGCGCCTGA